The following proteins come from a genomic window of Henningerozyma blattae CBS 6284 chromosome 4, complete genome:
- the CCT5 gene encoding chaperonin-containing T-complex subunit CCT5 (similar to Saccharomyces cerevisiae CCT5 (YJR064W); ancestral locus Anc_1.513), with product MAQPRTMDMPDLSNAIVAQDEMGRPFIIVRDQGNKQRQHGLEAKKSHILAARSVASIIKTSLGPRGLDKILISPDGEITITNDGATILSQMELENEVAKLLVQLSKSQDDEIGDGTTGVVVLASALLDQALELIEKGIHPIKIANGFDEAAKVAIRKLEGSTDDVALNKSEFHEYLFKAAKTSLGSKIVSKTHDKFANMAVDAVTAVMDEERKDVQFDLIKLEGRVGGSLEESSLINGVIIDKDFSHPQMPKQVLPKEGETGVKVAILTCPFEPPKPKTKHKLDISSVEEYQKLQNYEQDKFKEMIQYVKDSGADVVICQWGFDDEANHLLLQNKLPAVRWVGGQELELIAIATEGRIVPRFQDLSKEKLGTCKRVYEVEFGTTRDRMLVVEQGATNSKTVTCFIRGSNKMIVDEAKRALHDSLCVVRNLVKDSRVVYGGGAAEVTMSIAVSEEADRQKGIDQYAFRAFAQALDTIPMTLAENSGLDPIETLTTLKSKQIKEHTSVFGVDCLGKGSNNMKELFVVDPFIGKKQQILLATQLCRMILKIDNVIISGKDAY from the coding sequence ATGGCTCAACCAAGAACGATGGATATGCCTGATTTGTCCAATGCAATTGTTGCCCAAGATGAAATGGGTAGAccttttattattgttagaGATCAAGGCAATAAACAAAGACAACATGGTTTAGAAGCCAAAAAGTCACATATTTTAGCTGCCAGATCGGTTGCctctattattaaaacatcCTTGGGGCCACGTGGTTTAGATAAAATCTTAATCTCTCCAGATGGTGAAATTACGATCACTAATGATGGTGCTACAATTTTATCACAAATggaattagaaaatgaagtCGCAAAGCTTCTAGTCCAGTTATCTAAATCTCAAGATGATGAGATTGGTGATGGTACTACTGGTGTGGTAGTCTTGGCAAGTGCTTTATTAGACCAAGCTctagaattaattgaaaaaggtATTCACCCAATTAAGATTGCTAATGGTTTTGATGAAGCTGCCAAAGTTGCTATTCGTAAATTAGAAGGTTCGACTGATGATGTTGCATTAAACAAATCAGAATTCCATGAGTATCTATTTAAAGCAGCAAAGACCTCATTAGGTTCTAAAATCGTTTCTAAAACTCATGATAAATTTGCAAATATGGCCGTTGATGCTGTTACTGCTGTTATGGAtgaagaaagaaaagatgTACAATTCGATTTAATCAAATTAGAAGGTCGTGTTGGTGGCTCTTTAGAAGAAAGTAGTCTGATTAATGGTGTCATAATTGATAAAGATTTCTCACATCCACAAATGCCAAAACAAGTTTTACCAAAGGAGGGTGAAACTGGCGTTAAAGTTGCTATTTTAACTTGCCCATTTGAACCACCAAAACCAAAAACTAAGCATAAGTTAGATATTTCATCTGTTGAAGAATAccaaaaattacaaaattatgAACAGGataaattcaaagaaaTGATTCAATATGTCAAGGATTCTGGCGCAGATGTTGTTATTTGTCAATGGGGGtttgatgatgaagctaatcatttattattacaaaataagTTACCGGCCGTTAGGTGGGTTGGTGGCCAAGAGTTAGAATTAATTGCCATTGCTACTGAAGGCCGTATAGTTCCAAGATTCCAAGATTTATCAAAGGAAAAACTAGGTACCTGTAAAAGAGTTTATGAAGTAGAATTTGGTACTACTAGAGACCGCATGCTAGTTGTTGAACAAGGAGCTACTAATTCAAAAACTGTTACATGTTTCATTAGAGGCtcaaataaaatgataGTAGATGAAGCTAAGCGTGCTTTGCATGACTCCTTATGTGTTGTTCGTAATTTAGTTAAAGATTCTCGTGTTGTTTACGGTGGTGGTGCTGCAGAGGTTACTATGTCCATTGCAGTTTCTGAAGAAGCCGATAGACAGAAGGGCATTGACCAATATGCTTTCCGAGCCTTTGCTCAGGCATTGGATACTATTCCAATGACTCTAGCTGAAAACTCAGGGTTAGATCCAATCGAAACTCTAACAACTTTAAAGAGTAAGCAAATCAAGGAGCACACTTCAGTTTTTGGGGTTGATTGTCTAGGTAAAGGGTCGAATAACATGAAAGAGTTATTTGTTGTAGACCCATTTATTGGTAAGAAACAACAGATATTATTAGCTACTCAATTGTGTAgaatgatattaaagatCGACAATGTAATTATTAGTGGTAAAGATGCATACTAA
- the TBLA0D03670 gene encoding phosphatidylinositol kinase family protein (similar to Saccharomyces cerevisiae TOR1 (YJR066W) and TOR2 (YKL203C); ancestral locus Anc_1.515), whose amino-acid sequence MLSLRRKAEQHRHKKKLAGKSRGDDGITSVSGQSGVSGTNGTDTSAVVATTTGVADSKVFAETERSMAELDNTFSTFNIIFDKLRSPIPQERITASYELKTSLISLAREVSIEQFQRFSNILNNKIFELIHGSDSSEKIGGILAVDTLIEFYSHTEELPNQTSRLANYLRVLIPSNDIEVMRLAANTLGKLAIPGGTLTSEFVEFEVKTCIEWLTTSHENNSSNSKQEYRKHAALLIITALTNNSPYLLYPYVNSILDNIWRALRDTKLMIRMDGAVTLGKCLSILKDRDTVLLKQWFQSLFKGCVFGLNLNTNESIHATLLVYRELLSLKEGSYIKNKYDEIYQSTMKFKDFKFDVIRKEIYLILPLLASFDSKLFTTKYLDQSMVHYLSVLKNINQNTTNFADKSSILVSIGDISFEVGSSIVPYMEQILENIRLSLQTKFKNRKLYERELFYCIGKLASAVGPALAKHLNKDLLDHMLACPLSDYMQRTLLIINEKIPALEPTINARLLDLLCTSLSGEKFQQPGSPVLIKPFSMERARNWRNQNISRKTDEINDDVNDAQILIQVLRMLQSINHKYSLTEFVRVVIMSYIEHENPNVRKLAVLTSCDLFVKDDICRQTSRNALNSVSEVLSKLLTVAITDPVAEIRFEILQHLSSSFDPQLAQPDNIRLLFMILNDEVFTIQMETMRIIGRLTSINPAYIIPALRKTLLELLTQLKYSNMPRKKEESATLLCTLISSSKSVTKPYIEPILDVLLPKSKGSSSAVASTALKAIGELSVVGGEDMKKHLKELMPLIIDTFQDQSNSFKRDAALKTLGQLAASSGYVIDPLLDYPELLGVLINILKSESAPNIRRETVRLIGILGALDPYKHREVEVISNTKLSMEQNAPSIDIALLMQGISPSNEEYYPTVVINTLMKILRDSSLSSHHTSVIQAIMNIFQTLGLRCVSFLKQIIPGIISVMHSCPPSLLEFYFQQLSSLVTIVKQHIRPHVDEIYQVIQEFFPILKLQLTIISLIESISKSLEGEFKRFVPMTLTFFLTVLEDDKSNKKAVSLRILKSLVVFNSNLEDYAHLIVPTVVRLAEYSPSYLKKMAIITLGKMAKSINLSEMSSRIVQAMVRILNSGEKEVSKAIMNTLSLLLLQLNTDFTVFIPVINRALERNRIQHTIYDQLVNQLLNNEGLPSNVILDKEFEPPNKDIPETDTTLPKLPVNQSLLRNVWDCSQQRTKDDWQEWIRHLSIQLLKESPSHALRACSGLAGLYYPLARELFNTSFASCWTELYTQNQEDLVQSLCAALSSPQNPPEIHQTLLNLVEFMEHDDKTLPIPIQTLGQYAQRCHAYAKALHYKEVEFMQDSTTSTIESLISINNQLHQTDAAIGILKHAQQHHDLQLKETWYEKLQRWEDALSAYNQRELAGDDSIEVMMGKMRSLHALGEWENLGDLAASKWDSSKLEIKKFIAPLAAGAAWGLSQWDKIEQYINVMKPQSPDKEFFDAVLCIHRNNFEKAGKHIFNARELLVTEISALINESYNRAYSVVVRTQIIAELEEIIKYKKLPQNSEERILIRQTWNKRLLGCQKNVDVWQRVLRVRSLVVKPKQDMQIWIKFANLCRKSGRMGLARKALNSLLEDGGDPDHPNTARAPPPVVYAQLKYLWATGSHREALLHLVGFTSRMAHDLGLDPNNMIAQNVPQKTNMSPQHVEEFTKLLARCFLKQGEWRVSLQVGWRIENPDAILGSYLLATHFDDTWYKAWHNWALANFEVISMITSRTKEKTNGVCDASLNGIFSIENGIMGATSAQSENSNAYPSEIIQRHVVPAIKGFFHSISLSESSSLQDTLRLLTLWFTFGGIPEATQAMHEGFSMIKIGNWLEVLPQLISRIHQPDQVVSRSLLSLLSDLGKSHPQALVYPLTVAIKSESVSRQKAALSIIEKMRIHSPVLVDQAELVSHELIRVAVLWHELWYEGLEDASRQFFGEHNTEKMFATLEPLHEMLKRGPETLREISFQNIFGRDLNDAYEWVMNYKRTKDVSNLNQAWDIYYNVFRKISKQLPQLQTLELQHVSPKLLMAHDLELALPGTYSAGQPVVRIAYFEEVFSVISSKQRPRKISIKGSDGKDYQYALKGHEDIRQDSLVMQLFGLVNTLLQNDSECFQRHLDIQQFPAIPLSPKTGLLGWVPKSDTFHVLIREHREAKKIPLNIEHWVMLQMAPDYDNLTLLEKVEVFTYALDNTRGQDLYKVLWLRSRSSESWLERRTTYTRSLAVMSMVGYILGLGDRHPSNLMLDRITGKVVHIDFGDCFEAAILREKYPEKVPFRLTRMLTRAMEVSGIEGGFRITCEKVMRVLRDNKESLMAILEAFAFDPLIHWGFDLPAQTIAERTGIELPLTNPSELLRKGTISVEEATKMEADQATEIRNARAMLVLRRITDKLTGNDFHRFSALDVPEQVDKLILQATSIENLCQHYIGWCPFW is encoded by the coding sequence ATGCTATCTCTTCGAAGAAAAGCTGAACAACATCGCcataaaaagaaattagcGGGAAAATCTCGAGGAGACGATGGAATCACCTCAGTTTCTGGCCAGTCTGGAGTTTCTGGTACCAATGGAACTGATACTTCGGCAGTGGTAGCCACAACTACCGGTGTAGCTGATTCAAAGGTATTTGCAGAAACTGAGAGAAGTATGGCTGAATTAGATAATACCTTCTCAACATTTAACATTATATTCGATAAGTTAAGAAGTCCGATACCCCAAGAACGCATCACAGCTTCCTATGAACTAAAAACgtctttaatttctttggCTCGTGAAGTCTCCATTGAGCAGTTTCAAAGATTTAGTAatattcttaataataagattTTTGAATTGATTCATGGCTCTGATTcaagtgaaaaaattggTGGCATCCTAGCTGTAGACACGctaattgaattttattcGCATACTGAGGAATTACCAAACCAAACTTCTAGGTTAGCCAATTATTTAAGAGTATTAATTCCATCCAATGATATTGAAGTAATGCGACTTGCAGCAAATACTTTGGGTAAATTAGCAATCCCAGGTGGGACCTTGACTTCAGAATTTGTCGAATTTGAAGTTAAAACCTGTATTGAATGGCTCACAACTTCTcatgaaaataattcttcaaattcgAAACAGGAGTACAGAAAGCATGCTGCATTGTTAATTATTACTGCTTTAACAAACAACTCAccttatttattataccCTTATGTTAACTCCATCTTGGACAATATATGGCGAGCCTTAAGAGATACTAAGTTAATGATCAGAATGGATGGGGCAGTAACATTAGGGAAATGTTTATCGATATTAAAAGATAGAGATAcagtattattaaaacaatgGTTTCAAAGCCTTTTTAAAGGTTGTGTTTTCGGTTTGAACCTTAATACAAACGAATCGATACATGCTACTCTACTAGTGTATAGAGAGTTGCTATCATTAAAAGAAGGttcatatattaaaaataaatatgatgaGATCTATCAATCAACCATGAAATTTAAAGACTTCAAGTTTGACGTCATTCGTAAGGAAATATATCTTATTTTGCCATTGTTAGCCTCATTTGACTCAAAATTATTCACTACCAAATACTTAGATCAATCAATGGTTCATTATCTTTCAGTgttaaagaatattaacCAAAACACAACTAATTTTGCTGATAAGTCGTCAATATTGGTCTCAATTGGTGATATCTCATTTGAAGTTGGATCTAGTATTGTACCATACATGGAGCAGATActtgaaaatattagacTAAGCTTACAaactaaatttaaaaatagaaaactGTACGAACGggaattattttattgtattGGAAAATTAGCGTCAGCTGTAGGACCTGCGTTAGCAaaacatttaaataaagatttattagatCATATGTTGGCATGTCCGCTGTCAGATTATATGCAAAGAACTTTActaataattaatgaaaaaataccAGCTCTGGAACCAACAATAAACGCGAGATTGCTGGACCTTTTATGTACATCATTATCTGGTGAAAAGTTTCAACAGCCTGGATCTCCTGTACTAATTAAACCATTCTCTATGGAACGAGCAAGAAATTGGAGAaaccaaaatatttcaagaaaaaCAGATGAAATAAATGATGATGTCAATGATGctcaaattctaattcaagTATTAAGAATGTTACAATCCATTAAtcataaatattcattgaCCGAATTCGTTAGGGTTGTTATTATGTCTTATATTGAGCATGAAAATCCCAATGTTAGAAAATTGGCTGTGCTAACTTCCTGTGATCTATTTGTAAAGGATGATATTTGTAGACAAACATCTCGGAATGCTTTAAATTCCGTATCAGAAGTATTAAGTAAATTATTGACCGTTGCAATAACAGATCCTGTAGCAGAAATtagatttgaaattttacaaCATTTAAGTTCAAGTTTTGATCCACAATTAGCACAACCAGATAATATTCGTTTACTTTTTATGATTTTGAATGACGAAGTTTTTACTATCCAAATGGAAACAATGAGGATAATCGGTAGATTAACATCTATTAACCCTGCATATATTATACCAGCATTAAGAAAAACATtgttagaattattaacacAATTAAAATACTCTAATATGCCACGAAAGAAGGAGGAAAGTGCAACATTATTGTGCACATTAATTAGTTCCAGTAAATCTGTAACTAAACCCTATATTGAACCAATTTTAGACGTACTGTTACCAAAATCCAAAGGTTCTTCTTCTGCTGTTGCATCAACTGCATTAAAGGCAATTGGTGAATTATCAGTAGTTGGTGGTGAGGATATGAAGAAACacttaaaagaattaatgcCATTAATTATTGATACCTTTCAAGACCaatcaaattcttttaaaagagACGCTGCTTTAAAGACACTAGGTCAATTAGCTGCATCATCTGGTTATGTTATCGACCCATTACTTGATTACCCTGAACTTCTCGGAgttctaataaatatactGAAATCTGAAAGTGCGCCAAATATTAGAAGGGAAACCGTTAGGTTAATTGGTATTTTGGGTGCTTTAGATCCTTACAAACATAGGGAAGTTGAAGTTATCTCGAACACCAAACTTTCAATGGAGCAAAATGCCCCATCAATCGATATTGCTCTTTTAATGCAAGGTATTTCACCAtcaaatgaagaatattaCCCGACTGTAGTTATTAATACTCTAATGAAGATATTACGtgattcttcattatcttcGCATCATACCTCAGTAATTCAAGCaattatgaatattttccaGACTTTAGGATTGCGCTGTGTTTCATTTTTGAAACAAATTATTCCAGGTATTATATCTGTTATGCACTCTTGTCCTCcttcattattagaattttattttcagcAATTAAGTTCATTGGTTACTATTGTTAAGCAGCATATCAGGCCACATGTAGATGAGATTTATCAGGttattcaagaatttttcCCCATTTTAAAACTTCAGCTAACAATAATATCGTTGATCgaatcaatttcaaaatctcTAGAGGGTGAATTTAAGAGATTTGTTCCCATGACGTTAACTTTTTTCTTAACAGTTTTAGAGGATGACAAATCAAACAAAAAGGCGGTTTCTTTgagaatattaaaatcacTAGTAGTATTCAACTCAAATTTGGAGGACTACGCACATTTAATTGTTCCAACTGTAGTTCGTTTGGCTGAATATTCCCCTTCATatctgaaaaaaatggCTATTATAACACTGGGTAAAATGGCAAAAAGCATAAACCTTTCAGAAATGTCATCAAGAATTGTTCAAGCAATGGTTCGTATTTTGAATTCGGGAGAAAAAGAGGTGTCAAAGGCTATAATGAATACTTTAAGTTTACTTTTACTGCAATTAAATACTGATTTTACAGTTTTTATTCCCGTAATTAATAGAGCATTGGAAAGAAATAGAATTCAGCACACTATTTACGACCAACTTGTGAATCAGTTACTGAATAATGAAGGTCTTCCATCCAATGTTATTcttgataaagaatttgagCCGCCAAACAAAGATATCCCAGAGACTGATACAACTTTACCAAAGTTGCCAGTCAACCAATCGTTATTAAGAAATGTTTGGGACTGTAGCCAACAACGTACTAAAGATGATTGGCAAGAATGGATAAGACATTTGTCCATACAACTACTAAAAGAATCTCCCTCTCATGCCTTAAGAGCTTGCTCTGGATTGGCAGGACTTTATTACCCGCTAGCAAGGGAACTATTTAATACTTCATTCGCAAGTTGTTGGACTGAACTTTATACACAAAATCAAGAAGACCTCGTGCAGTCGTTATGTGCAGCTTTATCGTCACCTCAAAACCCTCCGGAAATTCATCAAACcttattaaatttagtGGAATTTATGGAACATGATGATAAGACATTGCCAATTCCAATCCAGACACTGGGCCAATATGCTCAGAGATGCCATGCTTATGCAAAAGCATTACATTATAAGGAAGTCGAATTTATGCAGGATTCTACAACAAGTACAATTGAGTCATTGATTAGtataaataatcaattgCATCAAACAGATGCTGCTATCGGAATTTTAAAGCATGCTCAACAGCACCATGATTTACAATTGAAAGAAACTTGGTACGAAAAATTGCAGCGTTGGGAAGATGCTTTAAGTGCATATAACCAGCGTGAACTTGCTGGGGATGATTCTATAGAAGTTATGATGGGTAAGATGAGATCATTACATGCTTTGGGTGAATGGGAAAATTTAGGTGACCTTGCTGCCAGCAAATGGGACTCCTCCAAATTAGAAATCAAGAAGTTTATTGCCCCACTTGCCGCAGGTGCTGCATGGGGCCTTTCTCAATGGGATAAGATTGAACAATATATAAACGTTATGAAGCCTCAATCCCcagataaagaattttttgatgCCGTTTTATGTATTCATAGAAATAATTTCGAAAAAGCAGGAAAGCATATTTTTAATGCTCGTGAACTTTTGGTCACAGAAATATCAGCCCTTATTAACGAAAGTTATAATAGAGCTTATAGCGTTGTTGTTAGGACTCAAATAATTGcagaattagaagaaattattaaatacaaaaaacTGCCTCAGAATTCTGAAGAACGTATTTTAATAAGGCAAACATGGAATAAAAGATTACTTGGCTGTCAAAAGAATGTCGATGTATGGCAACGTGTACTAAGAGTTAGATCATTAGTGGTGAAACCAAAACAAGATATGCAAATTTGGATTAAATTTGCAAATCTATGTAGAAAATCAGGTAGAATGGGATTGGCTAGAAAAGCATTAAATTCGTTATTAGAAGACGGTGGAGATCCAGATCATCCAAATACTGCAAGAGCTCCACCACCGGTTGTTTATGCACAATTAAAATACCTGTGGGCTACAGGATCTCATAGAGAAGCCCTACTCCATTTAGTTGGATTCACTTCACGCATGGCTCATGATTTAGGTTTAGACCCAAATAATATGATAGCACAAAATGTCCCACAGAAAACAAATATGTCGCCACAGCATGTTGAAGAGTTTACTAAACTTTTAGCGCGTTGTTTCTTGAAACAAGGTGAATGGAGAGTTTCATTGCAAGTTGGTTGGAGAATAGAAAATCCTGATGCAATCTTGGGATCCTACTTATTGGCCACTCATTTTGATGACACTTGGTATAAGGCTTGGCATAATTGGGCCCTAGCTAATTTTGAGGTCATCTCTATGATAACGTCTAGAACTAAAGAAAAGACAAATGGAGTATGCGATGCTTCATTAAATGGAATTTTTAGTATCGAAAATGGCATAATGGGCGCTACGTCTGCTCAATCAGAAAATAGTAACGCCTACCCCTCTGAAATCATTCAGAGACATGTTGTTCCAGCGATTAAAGGGTTTTTCCATTCTATTTCTCTTTCAGAATCCAGTTCTCTACAAGATACTTTGAGATTACTAACTCTGTGGTTTACCTTTGGTGGTATTCCAGAGGCAACCCAAGCAATGCATGAGGGGTTTAGCATGATAAAAATTGGTAACTGGTTAGAAGTTTTACCACAATTAATTTCTCGTATTCATCAACCTGACCAAGTGGTTAGTAgatctttattatctttactATCAGATTTGGGAAAATCTCATCCACAAGCTCTTGTATATCCATTAACTGTGGCAATTAAGTCAGAATCTGTATCTAGACAAAAAGCTGCACTGtctattattgaaaaaatgaGAATCCATAGTCCAGTTTTGGTGGATCAAGCTGAACTAGTAAGTCATGAACTTATTAGAGTTGCAGTATTATGGCATGAATTGTGGTATGAAGGGTTAGAAGATGCTAGTAGACAATTTTTTGGTGAGCATAACACGGAAAAAATGTTTGCAACACTGGAACCTTTGCATGAAATGTTAAAACGTGGTCCTGAAACTTTAAGGGAAATTTCtttccaaaatattttcgGTAGGGACTTGAACGACGCCTATGAATGGGTCATGAATTACAAGCGCACTAAAGATGTTAGCAATTTAAATCAAGCATGggatatttattataatgtTTTCCGCAAAATTAGCAAGCAATTACCTCAATTGCAAACATTAGAATTACAACATGTTTCACCTAAACTTCTGATGGCTCATGATTTGGAATTGGCTTTACCGGGAACATATTCAGCTGGTCAGCCTGTTGTCAGGATCGCCTACTTTGAGGAGGTCTTTTCAGTGATTTCTTCAAAACAAAGACCACGTAAAATCTCAATTAAAGGTAGCGATGGTAAAGATTATCAATATGCATTGAAAGGGCATGAGGATATTCGACAAGATTCATTGGTTATGCAATTATTTGGCCTAGTGAATACCTTACTGCAAAACGATTCGGAATGCTTTCAAAGACATTTGGATATACAACAATTTCCTGCTATTCCTTTATCTCCAAAAACAGGTCTACTGGGGTGGGTTCCAAAAAGTGATACATTTCACGTGTTAATCAGAGAACACAGAGAAGCTAAGAAGATACCGTTGAATATTGAACATTGGGTTATGCTTCAAATGGCGCCTGATTATGACAATTTAACCTTGTTGGAAAAGGTTGAAGTGTTTACCTATGCCTTAGATAATACGAGAGGTCAAGATTTATACAAAGTGTTATGGCTAAGAAGTCGTTCATCTGAATCCTGGTTAGAGCGGAGAACAACCTACACTAGATCTTTGGCAGTAATGTCGATGGTTGGTTATATTTTGGGATTAGGGGATAGACATCCAAGTAATTTAATGCTAGATAGAATAACTGGTAAGGTTGTTCACATTGATTTTGGTGATTGTTTTGAAGCTGCAATAttaagagaaaaatatcCAGAAAAGGTTCCATTTAGGTTAACAAGAATGCTTACCCGTGCAATGGAAGTTAGTGGTATTGAAGGTGGCTTCCGTATTACCTGTGAAAAGGTTATGAGAGTATTGAGGGATAACAAGGAATCATTAATGGCCATTTTAGAAGCATTTGCTTTTGATCCCTTAATTCATTGGGGATTCGATTTACCAGCACAAACTATAGCCGAAAGAACTGGTATTGAGCTACCATTGACAAATCCTAGTGAACTATTAAGAAAAGGTACTATTTCTGTAGAAGAAGCAACAAAAATGGAGGCAGATCAAGCAACTGAAATTAGAAATGCCAGAGCTATGCTAGTTTTACGCCGTATTACTGATAAATTGACAGGTAATGATTTCCATAGATTCAGTGCATTGGACGTTCCCGAACAGGTTGacaaattaattttacaaGCTACCTCGATAGAAAATCTGTGTCAACATTATATTGGTTGGTGTCCATTTTGGTAA
- the RPA12 gene encoding DNA-directed RNA polymerase I core subunit RPA12 (similar to Saccharomyces cerevisiae RPA12 (YJR063W); ancestral locus Anc_1.512) has protein sequence MSVVGSLIFCLDCGNLLDNASTTMGSEIECSQCQAKYPKSKYKNLKVITSTSDDAFPSTLRSKRSVVKTSLKKDELKEGATIKEKCPKCGNEEMQYHTLQLRSADEGATVFYTCTGCGYKFRTNN, from the coding sequence ATGTCAGTTGTTGgttctttaattttctgCCTAGATTGTGGTAACTTACTGGACAATGCCAGTACTACTATGGGATCAGAGATCGAATGTTCCCAATGCCAAGCCAAATACCCAAAATCTAAATACAAAAACTTAAAAGTTATTACTTCTACATCTGACGATGCTTTTCCATCCACTTTAAGATCTAAAAGATCTGTCGTCAAGACTTCCttgaaaaaagatgaattaaaagaaggTGCTAccattaaagaaaaatgtcCGAAGTGTGGCAATGAGGAAATGCAATATCATACATTGCAATTAAGATCTGCAGATGAAGGTGCTACAGTATTTTACACGTGTACAGGATGCGGCTACAAATTTAGGACCAATAATTAA
- the ARP3 gene encoding actin-related protein 3 (similar to Saccharomyces cerevisiae ARP3 (YJR065C); ancestral locus Anc_1.514) has product MNLNPAVVMDNGTGLTKLGFAGNDSPSWIFPTAIATASPSGNKKTGSSATSSSVSGSGTNGSNGSSNPYFGNSTSATNFGGLTGGKMLLSNNLAGKRGTEDLDFYIGNEALVAAQSPSYSLSYPIRHGQVENWDHMERFWENSIFKYLRTEPEDHYFLLTEPPLNPPENREQVAEIFFESFNCAGLYIAVQAVLALAASWTSSKVIDRSLTGTVIDSGDGVTHVIPVAEGYVIGSAIKNIPIAGRDITEFIQSLLRERGEADTSLRTAERIKQEYCYVCPDIVKEFNKFDRQPEKFAQFIVESQEKTKQKVVDVGYERFLAPEIFFNPEIASSDYLTPLPTVVDQTIQACPIDVRKGLYNNIVLSGGSTMFKDFSRRLQRDMKSIVNARISQNEKMTGVKSSGVDVQVISHRKQRNAVWFGGSLLAQTAEFRGYCHTKRDYEEIGPEIVRNFSLFNVM; this is encoded by the coding sequence aTGAATCTTAATCCCGCAGTTGTTATGGATAATGGTACCGGTTTAACTAAATTAGGTTTTGCCGGTAATGATTCCCCATCTTGGATCTTCCCAACTGCTATTGCTACTGCTTCACCATCAGGAAATAAGAAAACTGGCTCTTCAGCTACTTCTTCATCTGTATCAGGCTCTGGAACTAATGGTAGCAATGGTTCTAGCAACCCATACTTTGGTAATTCTACTTCAGCTACCAACTTTGGTGGTTTGACCGGGGGTAAGATGTTATTATCCAATAATTTAGCCGGTAAAAGAGGTACCGAAGATTTAGATTTTTATATTGGTAACGAAGCTTTGGTTGCTGCCCAATCTCCAAGCTATTCACTAAGTTATCCAATCAGACATGGTCAAGTCGAGAACTGGGACCACATGGAAAGGTTTTGGGAAAACTCcatcttcaaatatttaaggACTGAGCCAGAAGATCATTACTTTCTACTGACTGAACCCCCATTAAATCCACCAGAAAATAGAGAGCAGGTTgctgaaattttttttgaatcttttaattgCGCAGGTCTTTATATTGCTGTCCAAGCGGTGCTAGCTTTAGCAGCTTCTTGGACTTCTTCAAAAGTTATAGATAGATCTTTGACAGGTACTGTTATCGATTCTGGTGATGGTGTAACTCATGTTATTCCGGTTGCAGAAGGTTATGTTATCGGGTCTGCCATTAAGAACATCCCAATTGCCGGTAGAGATATTACTGAATTTATTCAATCATTATTAAGAGAACGTGGCGAAGCTGATACATCTTTAAGAACTGCTGAGCGTATTAAACAAGAATATTGTTATGTTTGTCCTGATATcgttaaagaatttaataagttTGATAGACAACCTGAAAAGTTTGCACAATTTATTGTAGAATCACAAGAAAAGACAAAGCAGAAAGTCGTTGATGTTGGTTATGAAAGATTTTTGGCACCtgaaattttcttcaatcCAGAAATTGCTTCATCAGACTACTTAACTCCATTGCCAACTGTTGTTGACCAAACAATTCAAGCATGTCCAATTGATGTCCGTAAAGGTTTATATAACAATATTGTATTGTCTGGTGGTTCTACAATGTTTAAAGATTTCAGTCGTCGTTTACAAAGAGATATGAAATCTATCGTTAATGCTAGAATTTctcaaaatgaaaaaatgaCAGGTGTTAAATCTTCTGGTGTTGATGTGCAAGTTATTTCCCATAGAAAACAAAGAAATGCAGTATGGTTTGGTGGTTCGCTATTGGCACAAACTGCTGAATTCAGAGGCTACTGCCACACAAAGAGAGATTATGAAGAAATTGGTCCGGAAATTGTCAGAAATTTCAGTCTTTTCAATGTTATgtaa